From the genome of Bradyrhizobium sp. ORS 278:
AGGGCTGCTCGGTCACGGACCATGTGGCGGGCCGCTCCGCCGCGCCGCCTGACAGCAAGCCCTCCCTCGCCCGCGCCTCCTGGATCAGCGACATCTCACCGCCTCGCCAGCAGGCCCTGCGGCCGCAGCGCCAGGACCAGGACCATGATCAGGAACGTCACGACGATCGCGTAGGTCGGGATGTAGACCGACCCGAGCTGCTCGGCGAGACCGATGATGAGCGCGCCGAGCGCGGCGCCGGGAATGGATCCCATGCCGCCGACGATGACGACGACAAGGGAGGCCAGAAGGAATCGCGTATCCTCGCCGGGCGAGATCGACTGGAACGTGCCGCCGACCACGCCGGCGATCCCGGCCAATCCGGCGCCGAAGGCGAACACCAGGACGAAGACGAGCTGGATCTGCACGCCGGTCGCGGCCAGGATTTCGCGATCGTCGACGCCGGCGCGCACGATCATGCCGACCCGGGTCCGGTTCAATGCGAGCCACATCAGGATGCCGATCACGACCGAGCCGCAGAAGATCACGAGCCGCACCAGCGGATATTGCAGGAACACCGCCTCGCCCGATGATTTCATTGCGGTCATCAGCGGCAGCTGGACCGGCCCGATCAGCCAGGCCGGCGTCTGGATCTGATAGAAATCGCCGCCGAACGCCCACAGCATCAGGTCGGCGAACACGATCGACAGACCGATCGTGACCATCGTCTGCCGCAGATCCTGCCCCTCCATGCGGCGGAACACGAGCAGCTGAAGCAGCACGCCGATCACGGCGACGACAACGAAGGCCGCGATGAAGGCGAGGATCCAGGAGCCCGTCGCGGCCGATATGCCGTAGCCGACA
Proteins encoded in this window:
- a CDS encoding branched-chain amino acid ABC transporter permease, giving the protein MSRFIERHPIWSLVILIAIACLAWLIIAVWPPGLEDAIGRKKVFLSAVFNGITLGGLYFLVASGFTLIFGLMRNVNLAHGSLYLFGGYVGYGISAATGSWILAFIAAFVVVAVIGVLLQLLVFRRMEGQDLRQTMVTIGLSIVFADLMLWAFGGDFYQIQTPAWLIGPVQLPLMTAMKSSGEAVFLQYPLVRLVIFCGSVVIGILMWLALNRTRVGMIVRAGVDDREILAATGVQIQLVFVLVFAFGAGLAGIAGVVGGTFQSISPGEDTRFLLASLVVVIVGGMGSIPGAALGALIIGLAEQLGSVYIPTYAIVVTFLIMVLVLALRPQGLLARR